In Dromaius novaehollandiae isolate bDroNov1 chromosome 14, bDroNov1.hap1, whole genome shotgun sequence, a genomic segment contains:
- the PALB2 gene encoding partner and localizer of BRCA2 isoform X1 has protein sequence MATWRPARAPRFRRAAAAMEEPGDGAAPSGAEREKLREKLALLRREYSETVSRLRRARRAERVQGIVRKTVAEQNRLLGGQEAARSPAGSRDTVSPTAGKHETCQLQIKSCSVPGTKKKTSVTFKQKPEFSNNQVSLSNSSQAESTQASQENVCSGVVRPAAEKKKTKTSRGMMKLRRRRMKTVVPEETESVHDVLLINTDEKVKNQAANKEELGSPVFRQSSFSNTEENAHNTHRASRPALVRREENSSAPLGVELGVVQETLEDRIDVGVPELFSCALTDSNDVQQPGPPSAVVMSDNCEPAQLCLENSESILPDTSDDGGKEPSSIKKQTVNESTCEDQGELCRLLDLMSEKEVLPADRNNTVINESENPEGNQNDTNGLNRFPTDSLTGNVEKLLETQELETESRLSHLENVTTPETESALNSCTVIEGLLFPVEYYVRTTRRMSNCQRKVDLDAVILSQLGRSKKGLRNKCKQKDANSDRPSQETVENDEESGFMPLPFLGAENNPVDSSSPRQSLPPSNSSSTSLGSISQNSTASTKHDQRRSQRKQKGRRRSVRKATVNQASQELLVGLDLVTPKESSSVLSNDYQSKKENSEGNLEKSSLDEIWLSGAAALGSGETEAPGAMQPVSADSSSVGSQVLGKCHKTVIEQVQNPLQKSDSLNPGKEAFASCIGDLDANLSVCQSDKHPVEHVKNRHVREACRAEPLLGIDECLSPHRPLRSSARQRARQLLKGESKRGHSHQMDSEDPASLGLPTMDPDSADSLFSFRSVQWLPSRLGIKDFHLPDEEFGLLKLEKFKSSPVNDLEVFVPSTSGDGVASDNTQDLQMNAEKKKQESNLISPFKNALSKLPHLESPASKKGLCTDGLLFTPTETVLAGAPSQPESQISSSVFPVLGATPAVLPSVHSTTFPTSPSVLPVQVNSHSSKGASAQVVDRRECRDSAIPLDSDSCGAESARKEEGQCATFHLEAERDPNHRSDEMMALKKHQQSESEQQGSCRAPVEQEKTVAEPLAVVLLDGLREESLQLVSKLKDSSRSCAVDVSTMWWEAAGCRELCVVTACESSVSLWKLLASGHWGKVYTWQPGEIPVIQIIPLPDTCNLVCIALGNLEIGEIRLLLYSSENDSFKQSLVKTGNIKAVLGLKDRRLVSSSRTAQEQQVEIMSFSETGRNKEGQTLMPPEETVLAFAEVEGMRDALVGTTAVNSIVVWNLKTGQLLKKMHVGYSYPASICHRAYSDSGLLFVVLSHPHAKESELCGNPAFRVIAFNPKTARSTGVIFSSLPPGHAGRYLEGEVKDASAAAVLTSGTIAVWDLLLGQCTALLPPNSNGSWSLVRWSVTSAGLLAGQKDGSVYLYRYSQPKAEKTLKEDWSGAERRVC, from the exons ATGGCGACGTGGCGGCCCGCGCGCGCGCCGCGCTtccggcgggcggccgcggccatGGAGGAGCCGGGGGACGGCGCGGCGCCGAGCGGCGCCGAGCGGGAGAAg CTGCGGGAGAAGCTGGCGCTGCTGCGGCGGGAGTACAGCGAGACCGTGAGCCGGCTGCGG CGCGCGCGGAGAGCCGAGAGGGTTCAGGGCATCGTCCGGAAGACGGTCGCGGAGCAGAACCGCCTGCTCGGGGGACAggaggcggcgcggagccccgcag gttcTAGAGATACCGTATCTCCTACTGCTGGTAAACATGAAACCTGTCAGTTACAGATCAAAAGCTGCTCTGTTCCTGGCACAAAGAAGAAAACGTCTGTCACGTTTAAACAAAAGCCTGAATTCTCCAACAACCAAGTTAGCTTGTCAAACAGTTCACAGGCAGAAAGTACACAGGCTAGCCAGGAAAATGTGTGCAGCGGAGTTGTTAGGCCtgctgctgagaagaaaaaaaccaaaacctcaAGAGGTATGATGAagttgaggaggaggagaatgaagaCCGTGGTACCAGAGGAAACAGAATCTGTGCATGATGTGCTGCTAATAAACACTGATGAGAAGGTGAAAAATCAAGCAGCCAATAAAGAGGAACTTGGGTCACCAGTGTTCAGACAAAGCAGTTTCtcaaacacagaggaaaatgCTCACAATACTCACAGAGCATCCAGACCAGCCCTtgtgaggagagaagaaaatagttCAGCACCTCTGGGTGTAGAGTTAGGAGTTGTACAAGAAACACTTGAAGACCGTATCGATGTAGGAGTGCCTGAGCTATTTTCATGTGCTTTGACTGACAGCAATGATGTCCAGCAGCCTGGGCCCCCAAGTGCTGTGGTCATGTCTGATAACTGTGAGCCTGCACAGCTGTGTTTAGAGAACAGTGAATCTATTTTACCTGACACTAGTGATGATGGAGGAAAAGAACCTTCCAgtataaaaaagcaaacagtcaaTGAGAGTACCTGTGAAGATCAGGGAGAATTATGTAGGCTCTTGGATTTGATGTCAGAAAAAGAAGTATTGCCCGCTGACAGAAATAACACTGTAATTAATGAGAGTGAAAACCCTGAAGGAAATCAGAATGACACTAATGGTTTAAATCGCTTTCCTACAGATTCTCTTACAGGCAATGTTGAAAAACTGTTGGAGACTCAAGAGCTTGAAACTGAGTCAAGACTTTCTCACCTAGAGAATGTGACAACTCCTGAAACTGAAAGTGCATTGAACTCTTGCACGGTTATTGAAGGACTTCTATTTCCAGTTGAATACTATGTCAGGACAACTCGCCGTATGTCTAATTGCCAGAGGAAAGTGGACCTAGATGCAGTAATTCTCAGCCAGTTGGGTAGGAGCAAGAAAGGTCTGCGAAATAAGTGCAAACAGAAAGATGCAAATTCAGATCGGCCCTCCCAAGAAACAGTTGAAAATGATGAGGAGTCAGGGTTCATGCCACTCCCCTTTCTTGGTGCAGAAAACAATCCCGTGGATTCAAGTAGTCCTCGACAATCTCTTCCTCCATCTAACAGTAGCAGCACTTCGCTTGGATCCATCTCTCAGAACAGTACTGCTAGCACAAAGCATGATCAGAGACGATCACAgaggaaacagaagggaagaagaaggTCTGTGCGCAAAGCCACTGTGAATCAAGCATCACAGGAACTTCTAGTGGGTTTGGATCTCGTAACACCAAAAGAAAGCAGTAGTGTCTTATCAAATGACTATCAGAGCAAAAAGGAAAACTCCGAGGGTAATCTTGAAAAATCATCTTTAGATGAGATATGGTTGTCTGGTGCTGCAGCTCTTGGGTCTGGAGAGACAGAAGCGCCTGGCGCTATGCAGCCAGTGAGTGCTGATTCTTCTTCTGTTGGAAGTCAGGTACTTGGCAAATGCCATAAGACTGTGATAGAACAGGTTCAAAATCCACTTCAGAAGAGTGATTCTTTGAACCCAGGGAAAGAAGCTTTTGCCAGCTGCATAGGAGATCTGGATGCCAACTTAAGTGTGTGTCAATCCGATAAGCATCCGGTGGAACATGTGAAGAATCGACATGTGCGAGAAGCCTGCAGGGCTGAGCCGCTCCTAGGGATTGATGAATGTCTCTCCCCACACCGTCCCCTACGATCCTCTGCAAGACAGAGAGCCAGGCAACTCTTAAAAG GTGAGAGCAAAAGAGGACATAGCCATCAAATGGATTCAGAGGATCCAGCTTCTCTTGGTCTCCCTACTATGGATCCTGACTCCGCAGACTCTCTCTTTAGCTTCCGCAGTGTCCAGTGGCTGCCCTCTAGACTGGGTATCAAAGACTTTCACTTACCTGATGAGGAATTCGGGCTCCTAAAACTTGAGAAATTTAAATCTTCCCCTGTGAATGATTTGGAGGTTTTTGTTCCTAGTACATCTGGAGATGGTGTGGCTTCAGACAACACACAAGATCTGCAAATGAATGCAGAAAAGAAGAAGCAAGAAAGCAATTTGATTTCGCCTTTCAAAAATGCATTGTCCAAGTTACCTCATTTAGAAAGCCCAGCTTCCAAGAAGGGACTTTGCACAGATGGATTGCTCTTTACTCCCACGGAGACTGTCCTAGCTGGTGCTCCCAGTCAGCCTGAGTCTCAGATTTCCTCATCTGTTTTCCCTGTGTTGGGTGCAACCCCAGCTGTCTTACCATCAGTACACAGTACCACCTTTCCCACCTCACCTTCTGTGCTTCCCGTGCAAGTGAACAGTCATTCCTCCAAGGGAGCATCTGCCCAGGTTGTGGATCGTAGGGAATGCAGAGACTCTGCCATTCCCCTGGACTCAGACAGCTGTGGTGCAGAATCTGCTAGAAAGGAGGAGGGACAGTGTGCAACGTTTCATTTAGAAGCTGAAAGAGACCCTAATCATAGATCTGATGAGATGATGGCCTTAAAGAAGCATCAGCAATCAGAGAGTGAACAGCAGGGATCCTGCAGAGCACCTGTTGAACAG GAAAAAACTGTAGCAGAACCATTGGCTGTGGTACTGCTTgatggcctgagagaagagagtTTGCAGCTTGTATCAAAGTTAAAG GATTCCTCACGTTCTTGTGCTGTGGATGTGAGTACCATGTGGTGGGAAGCAGCTGGCTGCAGAGAGCTGTGTGTTGTGACGGCTTGTGAGAGTTCTGTTTCCCTGTGGAAACTTCTGGCATCTGGCCACTGGGGAAAAGTCTATACTTGGCAACCAGGAGAG ATTCCAGTAATACAGATTATTCCTCTGCCAGACACCTGTAATCTTGTGTGTATAGCACTGGGAAATTTGGAGATTGGAGAAATAAG GCTCTTGCTTTATTCTTCTGAGAATGACTCATTCAAGCAATCACTAGTAAAAACTGGAAATATAAAAGCTGTTCTTGGGCTAAAGGATAGGAGGctggtcagcagcagcagaactgcgCAAGAGCAGCAAGTGGAGATAATGTCATTTTCGGAGACAGGAAG GAACAAGGAGGGACAGACTTTGATGCCCCCTGAAGAAACTGTTCTAGCTTTTGCTGAAGTGGAAGGCATGAGAGACGCTTTGGTTGGCACCACTGCAGTGAACAGCATTGTTGTTTG GAATTTGAAAACGGGCCAGCTCCTGAAAAAGATGCACGTTGGTTATTCCTACCCAGCTTCAATCTGCCATCGAGCATATTCTGACTCT GGCCTTCTCTTCGTTGTTTTAAGTCATCCGCACGCCAAAGAGAGTGAGCTCTGTGGAAACCCTGCATTCCGCGTGATAGCGTTCAATCCCAAAACAGCCAGGAGCACTGGAGtgattttctcctccctcccacctgGACATGCTGGAAG GTACCTGGAAGGCGAAGTGAAGGATGCTTCTGCTGCGGCTGTGCTAACGTCGGGAACCATCGCGGTGTGGGACCTGCTCCTGGGGCAGTGCacggctctgctcccacccaatTCGAATGGGAGCTGGTCGCTGGTCCGATGGTCAGTCACGAGTgccgggctgctggctgggcagaAAGACGGCAGTGTTTACCTGTATCGTTATTCACAGCCTAAGGCAGAAAAGACTTTAAAGGAGGATTGGAGCGGTGCAGAGAGAAGAGTTTGCTGA
- the NDUFAB1 gene encoding acyl carrier protein, mitochondrial gives MAARVLSACARRLLPRRPPAAAPRPAALGSLRPGRAPAPPRSVPLPQVAVTAGPLCRRFSDLPPLTLEGIKDRVLYVLKLYDKIDPNKLTAESHFMKDLGLDSLDQVEIIMAMEDEFGFEIPDADAEKLMCPQEIVDYIADKKDVYE, from the exons ATGGCGGCCCGTGTCCTCTCGGCCTgcgcccgccgcctcctgccgcggcggcccccggcggcggcgccgcgccccgccgcgctcggctccctccgccccggccgcgcgccggccccgccgcgctcggTCCCGCTGCCGCAG GTGGCCGTGACGGCGGGGCCGCTCTGTCGCCGCTTCTCCGACCTGCCGCCCCTGACCTTGGAGGGCATCAAGGACCGCGTCCTCTACGTCCTCAAGCTGTACGACAAGATCGACCCGAACAAG CTCACAGCTGAATCCCATTTCATGAAAGATCTGGGTTTGGACAGTTTGGACCAAGTGGAAATCATCATGGCTATGGAAGACGAGTTTG GATTTGAAATTCCTGATGCAGATGCAGAAAAGTTAATGTGTCCACAGGAGATTGTAGATTACATTGCAGATAAGAAGGATGTTTATGAataa
- the PALB2 gene encoding partner and localizer of BRCA2 isoform X2, giving the protein MATWRPARAPRFRRAAAAMEEPGDGAAPSGAEREKLREKLALLRREYSETVSRLRRARRAERVQGIVRKTVAEQNRLLGGQEAARSPAGSRDTVSPTAGKHETCQLQIKSCSVPGTKKKTSVTFKQKPEFSNNQVSLSNSSQAESTQASQENVCSGVVRPAAEKKKTKTSRGMMKLRRRRMKTVVPEETESVHDVLLINTDEKVKNQAANKEELGSPVFRQSSFSNTEENAHNTHRASRPALVRREENSSAPLGVELGVVQETLEDRIDVGVPELFSCALTDSNDVQQPGPPSAVVMSDNCEPAQLCLENSESILPDTSDDGGKEPSSIKKQTVNESTCEDQGELCRLLDLMSEKEVLPADRNNTVINESENPEGNQNDTNGLNRFPTDSLTGNVEKLLETQELETESRLSHLENVTTPETESALNSCTVIEGLLFPVEYYVRTTRRMSNCQRKVDLDAVILSQLGRSKKGLRNKCKQKDANSDRPSQETVENDEESGFMPLPFLGAENNPVDSSSPRQSLPPSNSSSTSLGSISQNSTASTKHDQRRSQRKQKGRRRSVRKATVNQASQELLVGLDLVTPKESSSVLSNDYQSKKENSEGNLEKSSLDEIWLSGAAALGSGETEAPGAMQPVSADSSSVGSQVLGKCHKTVIEQVQNPLQKSDSLNPGKEAFASCIGDLDANLSVCQSDKHPVEHVKNRHVREACRAEPLLGIDECLSPHRPLRSSARQRARQLLKGESKRGHSHQMDSEDPASLGLPTMDPDSADSLFSFRSVQWLPSRLGIKDFHLPDEEFGLLKLEKFKSSPVNDLEVFVPSTSGDGVASDNTQDLQMNAEKKKQESNLISPFKNALSKLPHLESPASKKGLCTDGLLFTPTETVLAGAPSQPESQISSSVFPVLGATPAVLPSVHSTTFPTSPSVLPVQVNSHSSKGASAQVVDRRECRDSAIPLDSDSCGAESARKEEGQCATFHLEAERDPNHRSDEMMALKKHQQSESEQQGSCRAPVEQEKTVAEPLAVVLLDGLREESLQLVSKLKDSSRSCAVDVSTMWWEAAGCRELCVVTACESSVSLWKLLASGHWGKVYTWQPGEIPVIQIIPLPDTCNLVCIALGNLEIGEIRLLLYSSENDSFKQSLVKTGNIKAVLGLKDRRLVSSSRTAQEQQVEIMSFSETGRNKEGQTLMPPEETVLAFAEVEGMRDALVGTTAVNSIVVWNLKTGQLLKKMHVGYSYPASICHRAYSDSGLLFVVLSHPHAKESELCGNPAFRVIAFNPKTARSTGVIFSSLPPGHAGRRVPPDCVCTSHRNGTWKAK; this is encoded by the exons ATGGCGACGTGGCGGCCCGCGCGCGCGCCGCGCTtccggcgggcggccgcggccatGGAGGAGCCGGGGGACGGCGCGGCGCCGAGCGGCGCCGAGCGGGAGAAg CTGCGGGAGAAGCTGGCGCTGCTGCGGCGGGAGTACAGCGAGACCGTGAGCCGGCTGCGG CGCGCGCGGAGAGCCGAGAGGGTTCAGGGCATCGTCCGGAAGACGGTCGCGGAGCAGAACCGCCTGCTCGGGGGACAggaggcggcgcggagccccgcag gttcTAGAGATACCGTATCTCCTACTGCTGGTAAACATGAAACCTGTCAGTTACAGATCAAAAGCTGCTCTGTTCCTGGCACAAAGAAGAAAACGTCTGTCACGTTTAAACAAAAGCCTGAATTCTCCAACAACCAAGTTAGCTTGTCAAACAGTTCACAGGCAGAAAGTACACAGGCTAGCCAGGAAAATGTGTGCAGCGGAGTTGTTAGGCCtgctgctgagaagaaaaaaaccaaaacctcaAGAGGTATGATGAagttgaggaggaggagaatgaagaCCGTGGTACCAGAGGAAACAGAATCTGTGCATGATGTGCTGCTAATAAACACTGATGAGAAGGTGAAAAATCAAGCAGCCAATAAAGAGGAACTTGGGTCACCAGTGTTCAGACAAAGCAGTTTCtcaaacacagaggaaaatgCTCACAATACTCACAGAGCATCCAGACCAGCCCTtgtgaggagagaagaaaatagttCAGCACCTCTGGGTGTAGAGTTAGGAGTTGTACAAGAAACACTTGAAGACCGTATCGATGTAGGAGTGCCTGAGCTATTTTCATGTGCTTTGACTGACAGCAATGATGTCCAGCAGCCTGGGCCCCCAAGTGCTGTGGTCATGTCTGATAACTGTGAGCCTGCACAGCTGTGTTTAGAGAACAGTGAATCTATTTTACCTGACACTAGTGATGATGGAGGAAAAGAACCTTCCAgtataaaaaagcaaacagtcaaTGAGAGTACCTGTGAAGATCAGGGAGAATTATGTAGGCTCTTGGATTTGATGTCAGAAAAAGAAGTATTGCCCGCTGACAGAAATAACACTGTAATTAATGAGAGTGAAAACCCTGAAGGAAATCAGAATGACACTAATGGTTTAAATCGCTTTCCTACAGATTCTCTTACAGGCAATGTTGAAAAACTGTTGGAGACTCAAGAGCTTGAAACTGAGTCAAGACTTTCTCACCTAGAGAATGTGACAACTCCTGAAACTGAAAGTGCATTGAACTCTTGCACGGTTATTGAAGGACTTCTATTTCCAGTTGAATACTATGTCAGGACAACTCGCCGTATGTCTAATTGCCAGAGGAAAGTGGACCTAGATGCAGTAATTCTCAGCCAGTTGGGTAGGAGCAAGAAAGGTCTGCGAAATAAGTGCAAACAGAAAGATGCAAATTCAGATCGGCCCTCCCAAGAAACAGTTGAAAATGATGAGGAGTCAGGGTTCATGCCACTCCCCTTTCTTGGTGCAGAAAACAATCCCGTGGATTCAAGTAGTCCTCGACAATCTCTTCCTCCATCTAACAGTAGCAGCACTTCGCTTGGATCCATCTCTCAGAACAGTACTGCTAGCACAAAGCATGATCAGAGACGATCACAgaggaaacagaagggaagaagaaggTCTGTGCGCAAAGCCACTGTGAATCAAGCATCACAGGAACTTCTAGTGGGTTTGGATCTCGTAACACCAAAAGAAAGCAGTAGTGTCTTATCAAATGACTATCAGAGCAAAAAGGAAAACTCCGAGGGTAATCTTGAAAAATCATCTTTAGATGAGATATGGTTGTCTGGTGCTGCAGCTCTTGGGTCTGGAGAGACAGAAGCGCCTGGCGCTATGCAGCCAGTGAGTGCTGATTCTTCTTCTGTTGGAAGTCAGGTACTTGGCAAATGCCATAAGACTGTGATAGAACAGGTTCAAAATCCACTTCAGAAGAGTGATTCTTTGAACCCAGGGAAAGAAGCTTTTGCCAGCTGCATAGGAGATCTGGATGCCAACTTAAGTGTGTGTCAATCCGATAAGCATCCGGTGGAACATGTGAAGAATCGACATGTGCGAGAAGCCTGCAGGGCTGAGCCGCTCCTAGGGATTGATGAATGTCTCTCCCCACACCGTCCCCTACGATCCTCTGCAAGACAGAGAGCCAGGCAACTCTTAAAAG GTGAGAGCAAAAGAGGACATAGCCATCAAATGGATTCAGAGGATCCAGCTTCTCTTGGTCTCCCTACTATGGATCCTGACTCCGCAGACTCTCTCTTTAGCTTCCGCAGTGTCCAGTGGCTGCCCTCTAGACTGGGTATCAAAGACTTTCACTTACCTGATGAGGAATTCGGGCTCCTAAAACTTGAGAAATTTAAATCTTCCCCTGTGAATGATTTGGAGGTTTTTGTTCCTAGTACATCTGGAGATGGTGTGGCTTCAGACAACACACAAGATCTGCAAATGAATGCAGAAAAGAAGAAGCAAGAAAGCAATTTGATTTCGCCTTTCAAAAATGCATTGTCCAAGTTACCTCATTTAGAAAGCCCAGCTTCCAAGAAGGGACTTTGCACAGATGGATTGCTCTTTACTCCCACGGAGACTGTCCTAGCTGGTGCTCCCAGTCAGCCTGAGTCTCAGATTTCCTCATCTGTTTTCCCTGTGTTGGGTGCAACCCCAGCTGTCTTACCATCAGTACACAGTACCACCTTTCCCACCTCACCTTCTGTGCTTCCCGTGCAAGTGAACAGTCATTCCTCCAAGGGAGCATCTGCCCAGGTTGTGGATCGTAGGGAATGCAGAGACTCTGCCATTCCCCTGGACTCAGACAGCTGTGGTGCAGAATCTGCTAGAAAGGAGGAGGGACAGTGTGCAACGTTTCATTTAGAAGCTGAAAGAGACCCTAATCATAGATCTGATGAGATGATGGCCTTAAAGAAGCATCAGCAATCAGAGAGTGAACAGCAGGGATCCTGCAGAGCACCTGTTGAACAG GAAAAAACTGTAGCAGAACCATTGGCTGTGGTACTGCTTgatggcctgagagaagagagtTTGCAGCTTGTATCAAAGTTAAAG GATTCCTCACGTTCTTGTGCTGTGGATGTGAGTACCATGTGGTGGGAAGCAGCTGGCTGCAGAGAGCTGTGTGTTGTGACGGCTTGTGAGAGTTCTGTTTCCCTGTGGAAACTTCTGGCATCTGGCCACTGGGGAAAAGTCTATACTTGGCAACCAGGAGAG ATTCCAGTAATACAGATTATTCCTCTGCCAGACACCTGTAATCTTGTGTGTATAGCACTGGGAAATTTGGAGATTGGAGAAATAAG GCTCTTGCTTTATTCTTCTGAGAATGACTCATTCAAGCAATCACTAGTAAAAACTGGAAATATAAAAGCTGTTCTTGGGCTAAAGGATAGGAGGctggtcagcagcagcagaactgcgCAAGAGCAGCAAGTGGAGATAATGTCATTTTCGGAGACAGGAAG GAACAAGGAGGGACAGACTTTGATGCCCCCTGAAGAAACTGTTCTAGCTTTTGCTGAAGTGGAAGGCATGAGAGACGCTTTGGTTGGCACCACTGCAGTGAACAGCATTGTTGTTTG GAATTTGAAAACGGGCCAGCTCCTGAAAAAGATGCACGTTGGTTATTCCTACCCAGCTTCAATCTGCCATCGAGCATATTCTGACTCT GGCCTTCTCTTCGTTGTTTTAAGTCATCCGCACGCCAAAGAGAGTGAGCTCTGTGGAAACCCTGCATTCCGCGTGATAGCGTTCAATCCCAAAACAGCCAGGAGCACTGGAGtgattttctcctccctcccacctgGACATGCTGGAAGGCGAGTACCTCCGGACTGTGTGTGCACATCACATCGAAATG GTACCTGGAAGGCGAAGTGA